One segment of Thermosynechococcus sp. HN-54 DNA contains the following:
- a CDS encoding UPF0182 family protein produces the protein MPCWLRWLCALVLAIALGVGLCRLIAESLWFEQLGYLEVVWQRWSVQALLFIVITGLSGLFYSWQQHWLRRQRIVTFDPTLTAQSTYRGLGLWRLLLCASGLIWLLIVATYHIGAIALQLWYQRSEITFNSPLLPQLSVWRVADLSLQVVQNPWLLVPSLAALVVGLWLPLHLFQGIGILLSLAMGAIASLSWSVVLKGLFAASDPHTEPLFHHSISFYLFQIPLWELLRLWLVNLSVVGLAGTALGYLLANESLSHGKFLGFGRSQRRHLQGLSAFVFATVALSFWLERYKLLYSTNGAAFGAGYTDITVRLPLYGWLSASALGVACLLAWSAIRRGGERQRRLGPIAPGLFGFTLGYLILIVVADWLLPTAVEAAIVQPNQLERELPYIQRTITHTREGFDLEKMRVEPFQPENNLNAEIIAANAATTRNIRLWDTRPLLETNRQLQQLRSYYRFPAAFLDRYYLKLDSEQDQSEIRQVLIAAREVDYGAVQRFARSWINEHLVFTHGYGFTMSPVNTAEANGLPKYFVRDIGDTGELLVNPPQIRESIPFFYPRIYYGELTNTYIFAPSDVPELDFPRGAENVYNHYDGTGGVPIASWWRRLVYSVYFGDWQLLLTPNLRPDSRVLFRRLIQDRVRAIAPFLRFDSEPYLVVADPRSEHDIATSPSTAGVSYLYWIIDAYTVSRYYPYSDPGEHSFNYIRNSVKVVVDAYNGNVTFYVVEPDDVMIRTWQRVFPTLFHPLSAMPHRLYRHIRYPIDLMQVQSEQLLKYHMTDPVVFYNREDLWQIPKEIYREKSQAVAPYYLITKLPIGYTEEFILLVPFTPVNRPNLIGWLAARSDGQNYGKLLLYVFPKQELVFGPEQMEARINQDPVISQQISLWNRQGSRSVQGNLLIIPIERSLLYVEPIYLEADQNQLPTLARVIVMDNQRIVMAPTLEEALQQLFPK, from the coding sequence ATGCCCTGTTGGCTGCGCTGGCTCTGTGCCCTAGTGCTGGCGATCGCCCTTGGGGTGGGGTTGTGTCGCCTAATTGCCGAAAGCCTCTGGTTTGAACAACTGGGGTATCTAGAGGTCGTATGGCAGCGCTGGAGTGTCCAAGCCCTCCTGTTTATTGTGATTACGGGTTTATCGGGGCTATTTTATAGCTGGCAACAACACTGGCTGCGGCGTCAACGCATAGTAACCTTCGATCCCACCCTGACAGCACAGAGTACTTACCGCGGACTGGGGCTATGGCGACTCTTGCTGTGTGCTAGCGGTCTCATTTGGCTACTCATCGTGGCGACTTATCACATTGGGGCGATCGCCCTGCAACTGTGGTATCAGCGCTCAGAAATTACGTTTAACAGCCCTCTGCTACCGCAATTGAGTGTTTGGCGGGTGGCGGACCTATCGCTGCAAGTGGTACAGAATCCTTGGCTACTGGTGCCGAGTTTAGCGGCCTTGGTAGTGGGGCTGTGGTTGCCCCTGCACCTCTTTCAGGGAATAGGCATTCTTTTAAGCCTCGCCATGGGGGCGATCGCTAGCCTCAGTTGGTCAGTGGTTCTCAAGGGACTGTTTGCCGCCAGTGATCCCCACACAGAGCCGCTCTTTCACCATTCGATTAGCTTTTACCTGTTTCAAATCCCGCTGTGGGAACTGCTGCGCCTCTGGTTGGTCAACCTCAGTGTTGTGGGTTTAGCGGGCACAGCTCTCGGTTACCTGCTCGCCAATGAAAGTCTCAGTCATGGCAAGTTCCTTGGCTTCGGGCGATCGCAACGGCGACATTTACAGGGCTTGAGTGCCTTTGTTTTTGCCACAGTGGCTTTGAGTTTTTGGCTAGAACGCTACAAACTCCTCTACTCCACAAATGGCGCTGCTTTTGGGGCAGGTTATACCGACATCACGGTGCGCTTACCCCTCTATGGTTGGCTCTCAGCCTCCGCTTTAGGAGTGGCTTGTTTGCTTGCTTGGTCAGCCATTCGACGGGGTGGAGAACGACAGCGACGGCTCGGCCCCATCGCCCCCGGACTGTTTGGCTTTACATTGGGCTATTTGATCTTGATTGTTGTGGCAGACTGGCTCTTGCCCACAGCGGTTGAAGCAGCCATTGTTCAGCCTAATCAACTAGAACGGGAACTCCCCTACATTCAACGCACCATTACCCACACCCGCGAAGGCTTTGATCTCGAAAAAATGCGGGTGGAACCTTTCCAACCCGAAAATAACCTCAATGCCGAGATCATTGCCGCCAACGCCGCCACCACGCGCAATATCCGCCTTTGGGATACGCGCCCCCTTTTGGAAACGAACCGCCAACTGCAACAACTGCGCTCCTACTATCGGTTCCCAGCGGCCTTTTTGGATCGCTACTATCTGAAACTGGATTCTGAGCAAGACCAATCAGAAATTCGCCAAGTCCTCATTGCCGCCCGTGAAGTGGACTACGGTGCTGTTCAGCGATTTGCCCGCAGTTGGATTAACGAGCACTTGGTCTTTACCCACGGTTATGGCTTCACGATGAGTCCTGTCAATACCGCCGAAGCCAATGGTTTGCCCAAATACTTTGTTCGCGATATTGGCGACACGGGTGAGCTACTGGTCAATCCCCCGCAAATTCGTGAGAGCATTCCTTTTTTCTATCCACGGATTTACTACGGTGAACTCACCAATACCTATATCTTTGCCCCCTCCGATGTTCCCGAACTCGATTTTCCTCGTGGAGCTGAAAATGTCTATAACCACTATGACGGCACCGGGGGGGTTCCCATTGCCAGTTGGTGGCGCCGCTTGGTCTATAGTGTCTATTTTGGTGACTGGCAACTGCTTTTGACTCCCAATTTGCGACCAGACTCACGGGTTCTCTTTCGGCGGTTGATTCAAGACCGGGTGCGGGCGATCGCCCCTTTTTTACGTTTCGACAGTGAACCCTATCTTGTCGTCGCCGATCCACGCTCTGAACACGACATTGCAACTAGTCCGAGCACTGCGGGGGTCAGCTATCTCTACTGGATTATTGATGCTTATACGGTCAGTCGCTACTATCCCTATAGCGATCCGGGCGAGCACTCATTTAACTACATTCGCAACTCTGTCAAAGTCGTTGTGGATGCCTATAACGGCAACGTCACATTTTATGTGGTGGAACCCGACGATGTCATGATTCGCACATGGCAGCGGGTTTTTCCAACGCTCTTTCATCCCCTGAGTGCCATGCCCCACCGCCTCTACCGCCACATTCGCTATCCCATTGACCTGATGCAGGTGCAGTCGGAGCAGCTCCTGAAATACCACATGACAGATCCCGTGGTCTTTTACAACCGCGAAGACCTCTGGCAAATTCCCAAGGAGATTTACCGCGAAAAATCCCAAGCCGTTGCTCCCTACTACTTGATTACCAAACTACCCATTGGCTACACTGAGGAGTTTATTCTCTTGGTGCCCTTCACGCCCGTGAATCGTCCGAATCTGATTGGTTGGCTGGCGGCTCGCTCCGATGGTCAAAACTACGGTAAGCTCCTCCTCTACGTTTTTCCCAAGCAAGAACTGGTGTTTGGCCCCGAACAAATGGAGGCGCGGATCAATCAAGATCCAGTGATTTCACAACAAATCTCTCTCTGGAATCGCCAAGGATCCAGATCGGTTCAGGGCAATCTCCTCATTATCCCCATTGAGCGATCGCTCCTCTATGTCGAACCCATTTACCTTGAAGCCGATCAAAACCAGCTGCCTACGTTAGCGCGAGTCATTGTCATGGACAATCAGCGAATCGTCATGGCGCCCACCCTAGAGGAAGCCCTGCAACAACTCTTTCCCAAATAG